The following are encoded in a window of Candidatus Microthrix parvicella Bio17-1 genomic DNA:
- the rplM gene encoding 50S ribosomal protein L13 has translation MRTYAPNEADIERAWHVVDADGLVLGRMATEVATILRGKHKPTFAPNADVGDHVIIINADKVVLTANKAERKQMYRHSGYPGGISSTTYAEMLEKKPADAVRGSVRGMIPKNSLGRRMLSKLQVYTSTEYQDQGGHPHAAQKPQPLAIDHARAR, from the coding sequence GTGCGCACTTACGCCCCCAACGAAGCCGACATCGAGCGTGCCTGGCACGTCGTCGACGCCGACGGCCTGGTCCTCGGTCGCATGGCCACCGAGGTCGCCACGATCCTGCGTGGCAAGCACAAGCCCACGTTCGCTCCCAACGCCGACGTCGGTGATCACGTGATCATCATCAACGCCGACAAGGTTGTGCTCACGGCCAACAAGGCCGAGCGCAAGCAGATGTACCGCCACTCCGGCTATCCCGGTGGCATCAGCTCCACCACCTACGCCGAGATGCTGGAGAAGAAGCCCGCTGACGCCGTGCGCGGCAGTGTCCGGGGCATGATCCCGAAGAACAGCCTTGGTCGCCGCATGCTCAGCAAGCTGCAGGTGTACACCTCCACCGAATACCAGGACCAGGGTGGTCACCCCCACGCTGCCCAGAAGCCGCAACCGTTGGCCATCGATCACGCCCGGGCGCGCTGA
- the purQ gene encoding phosphoribosylformylglycinamidine synthase subunit PurQ: MAPVVAVIRFPGTNCEFDAAEVLADVGAEPRLVFHAEESLEGVDAVVLPGGFAHGDYLRPGAIARFSPIMSAVTAMARAGRPVVGICNGFQVLCEAGLLPGALQKNAQLKFVCGPSVLSVAAGDTPLTRGLEVGRHLSIPVNHFEGNYTVDAVTLATLRAQDRIVFRYVNNPNGSMDDIAGVCNEARNVVGLMPHPERAAHELLGSTDGRAMMEALVESASEPVLA, from the coding sequence ATGGCCCCGGTCGTGGCGGTCATCCGCTTCCCAGGCACCAACTGCGAGTTCGACGCCGCCGAGGTGCTCGCCGACGTGGGTGCCGAGCCCCGGCTGGTATTCCACGCGGAGGAGTCACTTGAAGGAGTTGACGCGGTGGTGCTGCCCGGAGGGTTCGCCCATGGTGACTACCTGCGGCCCGGCGCCATCGCCCGGTTCTCACCGATCATGTCGGCCGTCACCGCCATGGCCCGGGCCGGACGTCCGGTGGTGGGCATCTGCAATGGTTTTCAGGTGCTGTGTGAGGCGGGTCTGCTGCCCGGCGCGCTCCAGAAGAACGCTCAGCTGAAGTTTGTGTGTGGCCCCAGCGTGCTCTCGGTCGCAGCAGGAGACACGCCGCTCACGAGGGGCCTGGAGGTGGGTCGCCACCTGTCGATCCCGGTCAACCACTTTGAGGGCAACTACACGGTCGACGCAGTCACGCTCGCCACGCTGAGGGCCCAGGACCGCATCGTGTTTCGCTACGTCAACAACCCCAACGGCTCCATGGACGACATCGCAGGCGTCTGTAACGAGGCCCGCAACGTGGTCGGCCTGATGCCCCACCCCGAGCGGGCCGCCCACGAACTTCTGGGCTCGACCGATGGTCGGGCGATGATGGAGGCGCTGGTCGAATCGGCGTCCGAGCCGGTGTTGGCCTGA
- the purF gene encoding amidophosphoribosyltransferase, translating into MSPPDDLALIHGPGTGVCDAPTEVIDPDADRPKEACGVFAVRAPGRAVAHLTYLGLYALQHRGQESAGMAVSDREHLTVTKDMGLVSHVFDDRTLAALDGELAIGHTRYSTTGSSEWWNAQPVYRSTGDLNFALGHNGNLTNTAALAAETATLPGTISSDTDLMAELLAGDIEVQRNRGVSDDELLVEAVCAVAPRMEGAFSLVLMDNDRVIGVRDPNGFRPLVLGSLGDDWVLASETAALDVVGATLVREIAPGEVVVIDDDGPQSHFPFAEDRINPTLCLFEFVYFARPDTFLGGRGVHQARVRMGEVLSTQQPVEADMVMGVPESGIPAAEGYARASGIPFGQGLVKNRYIGRTFIAPTQEVRALGVRMKLNPLRDTIEGQRLVVVDDSIVRGTTTKAMVAMLFDAGAAEVHMRVSSPPYRWPCYYGMDTGARETLLAANMTVPEIEEYLGVDSLVYLELDKLLAAVGPTPGTDLDPADQFCAACLTGHYPVEIPVNLGKHVLEQAPTPVTSQPTLYDDVVVSPVGVGS; encoded by the coding sequence ATGTCTCCCCCGGACGATTTGGCCCTTATCCATGGACCCGGGACGGGCGTCTGCGACGCGCCGACCGAGGTGATCGACCCTGACGCGGATCGGCCCAAGGAGGCCTGTGGCGTCTTTGCGGTGCGGGCGCCCGGTCGTGCCGTTGCGCACCTGACCTACCTGGGTCTCTATGCGTTGCAGCATCGGGGTCAGGAGTCCGCCGGCATGGCGGTCAGCGACCGTGAGCACCTCACGGTCACGAAGGACATGGGGCTGGTCTCGCATGTCTTTGATGATCGAACGCTGGCGGCGCTCGATGGCGAGTTGGCCATCGGCCACACCCGCTATTCCACGACAGGGTCCAGCGAGTGGTGGAACGCCCAGCCGGTGTACCGCTCCACCGGCGACCTCAACTTTGCGTTGGGGCATAACGGCAACCTGACCAATACGGCCGCCCTGGCCGCCGAAACCGCCACGTTGCCGGGCACCATTTCGTCGGACACCGACCTCATGGCCGAACTGTTGGCAGGCGATATCGAGGTCCAACGCAATCGGGGTGTTTCCGACGACGAATTGCTGGTGGAGGCTGTGTGCGCGGTGGCCCCCCGTATGGAGGGGGCGTTCTCGCTGGTGCTGATGGACAACGACCGGGTGATCGGCGTGCGCGATCCCAACGGCTTCCGCCCGCTCGTGCTGGGTTCGCTGGGCGACGACTGGGTCTTGGCCTCGGAGACCGCGGCGCTGGACGTGGTGGGCGCCACGCTGGTGCGGGAGATTGCGCCTGGCGAGGTGGTCGTTATCGATGATGACGGGCCGCAGAGCCACTTTCCCTTTGCTGAGGACCGCATCAACCCCACGCTGTGCCTGTTTGAGTTTGTGTACTTCGCCCGTCCCGACACGTTCCTTGGTGGCCGAGGGGTGCACCAGGCCCGGGTCCGCATGGGGGAGGTGCTGTCCACCCAGCAGCCGGTGGAGGCCGACATGGTCATGGGCGTGCCGGAGTCCGGCATCCCGGCGGCCGAGGGTTATGCCCGGGCCAGCGGTATTCCGTTTGGTCAGGGGCTCGTGAAGAACCGCTACATCGGCCGTACCTTCATCGCCCCGACGCAGGAGGTGCGCGCCCTCGGAGTGCGCATGAAGCTCAACCCGTTGCGCGACACCATCGAGGGTCAACGTCTGGTGGTGGTCGACGACTCGATTGTGCGGGGTACGACCACCAAGGCGATGGTGGCAATGCTCTTTGACGCCGGTGCCGCGGAGGTGCATATGAGGGTCTCGTCCCCGCCGTATCGCTGGCCGTGCTACTACGGCATGGACACCGGCGCCCGTGAGACCCTGTTGGCCGCCAACATGACCGTGCCCGAGATCGAGGAGTACCTGGGGGTTGACAGCCTGGTGTACCTGGAGTTGGACAAACTGCTCGCCGCGGTCGGCCCCACGCCCGGTACCGATCTTGATCCGGCCGACCAGTTCTGCGCCGCATGCCTCACCGGCCACTATCCGGTGGAGATACCCGTCAACCTGGGGAAGCATGTGCTGGAGCAGGCACCGACCCCGGTGACCTCTCAGCCGACCCTCTACGACGACGTCGTGGTAAGCCCGGTCGGCGTCGGGTCGTGA
- the purL gene encoding phosphoribosylformylglycinamidine synthase subunit PurL, protein MSDPSPQAASDVESDGVASGPPLHQALGLTDEEFAQIGELLGRGPNDLELAMYSVMWSEHCSYKSSRIHLRRFPTEAPWVLVGPGENAGVIDVGDGIAVALRIESHNHPSAIEPYQGAATGIGGIVRDIFTMGARPIALMDPLRFGPLDDARSRWIAEGVVSGVSGYGNSVGIPTVGGEVVFDETYAENPLVNVFCLGILPTERLVLAKASGEGNLAVLLGNSTGRDGIGGVSVLASAEFAEGDEEKRPSVQVGDPFEEKRLIEATLALLDAGLVVGIQDLGGAGLTCATSETASNAGMGMDVDVSAIPQREPNMSAVEVLTSESQERMLAIVEPVHLDEVLTITDAWEVRASAIGTVTTGGLLRVFDEEGGELLAEVPAATLHEDAPLYRRPLAPPDDLEARWTREPGGTPSGGSDATGDQSDALLAMMMDTSWVYSQYDHQLYLNTVVGPGGDATVLRLRDPRSGADTGRGLGLSADGNHRWCASDPERGAAMVVCESVLNLAAVGARPLALVNCLNFGNPEHPEVMWQLSGAIDGMSEACRVMDLPVVGGNVSLYNSSGGRDIDPTPVVTTLGMIDDLSAVPPGMALSDGDTVVVLGSFVDGLAGSRWAWDQGLKGGRVPEPNLAMVRVLADLVRSLVAEGLVTATHDVSEGGLALALAEMALAGGIGLEVDADSDSSLADTVSGWFGEAAGRMVVTVDTEHLGQVLGRAESVGISTVVAGEAGGFNLRLGATVTVEVDVLQGNWRSRLPGALASGNLAE, encoded by the coding sequence GTGAGCGACCCCTCCCCTCAGGCCGCATCCGACGTCGAATCAGATGGCGTTGCATCCGGTCCCCCCCTCCATCAGGCGCTTGGCCTGACCGACGAGGAGTTCGCCCAGATCGGCGAACTGCTGGGCCGCGGGCCCAACGACCTCGAGCTGGCGATGTACTCGGTGATGTGGTCCGAACACTGCTCCTACAAGAGCTCTCGGATACATCTCCGCCGGTTTCCCACCGAGGCCCCGTGGGTGCTGGTGGGCCCGGGAGAGAACGCCGGGGTCATCGACGTGGGTGACGGCATCGCTGTTGCCCTGCGCATCGAGAGCCACAACCACCCGTCGGCCATCGAGCCCTACCAGGGTGCGGCCACCGGCATCGGCGGCATCGTGCGGGACATTTTCACCATGGGCGCCCGACCGATCGCCCTGATGGACCCGCTGCGGTTTGGTCCGCTCGACGATGCCCGCAGTCGCTGGATCGCCGAGGGGGTCGTCTCGGGTGTGTCGGGATACGGCAACTCGGTGGGCATCCCCACCGTCGGCGGCGAAGTGGTGTTCGACGAAACCTACGCCGAGAACCCGTTGGTCAACGTGTTCTGTCTTGGCATCCTGCCAACCGAGCGGCTCGTGCTGGCCAAGGCGTCGGGCGAGGGCAACCTGGCGGTGCTGCTGGGCAACTCCACCGGGCGAGACGGCATCGGCGGTGTGAGCGTGCTGGCGTCAGCGGAGTTTGCCGAGGGTGATGAGGAGAAGCGCCCCAGCGTGCAGGTGGGGGATCCATTCGAGGAGAAGCGCCTGATCGAGGCCACGCTGGCGTTGCTGGACGCCGGTCTGGTGGTGGGGATTCAAGATCTGGGTGGTGCCGGCCTGACGTGTGCCACCTCGGAGACGGCGTCCAACGCGGGCATGGGGATGGACGTCGACGTCTCCGCCATTCCCCAACGAGAGCCCAACATGAGTGCTGTGGAGGTGCTCACCTCGGAGAGCCAGGAGCGGATGCTGGCGATCGTCGAACCAGTTCACTTGGACGAGGTTTTGACGATCACCGATGCTTGGGAGGTGCGGGCCTCGGCCATCGGCACGGTGACCACCGGCGGGTTGCTTCGGGTGTTCGACGAGGAGGGCGGCGAGTTGCTGGCCGAGGTGCCTGCAGCAACGCTGCACGAGGATGCGCCGCTGTATCGTCGTCCGCTGGCGCCGCCGGACGATCTGGAAGCTCGCTGGACACGGGAGCCCGGCGGTACACCTTCGGGAGGCTCGGACGCCACCGGTGACCAGAGCGATGCGCTGCTGGCGATGATGATGGACACGTCGTGGGTGTACAGCCAGTACGACCACCAGCTCTACCTCAACACCGTGGTGGGCCCGGGTGGTGACGCCACGGTGCTGCGCCTGCGAGACCCGCGCAGCGGGGCCGACACCGGTCGTGGCCTGGGCCTCAGTGCCGATGGCAACCACCGCTGGTGTGCCAGTGACCCGGAGCGGGGCGCCGCCATGGTGGTGTGCGAGTCGGTGCTGAACCTTGCTGCGGTCGGGGCCCGACCGCTGGCGCTGGTGAACTGCCTGAACTTCGGCAACCCTGAGCATCCCGAGGTGATGTGGCAGCTGTCGGGCGCGATCGACGGCATGTCGGAGGCATGTCGGGTGATGGACCTGCCGGTGGTGGGTGGCAACGTGAGCCTGTACAACAGCTCCGGCGGCCGTGACATCGACCCCACTCCGGTGGTGACCACGCTGGGCATGATCGACGATCTCTCGGCGGTGCCGCCGGGAATGGCGCTGAGCGACGGCGACACCGTCGTGGTGCTGGGTTCGTTCGTGGACGGTCTGGCCGGTTCTCGCTGGGCGTGGGATCAGGGCCTCAAGGGCGGTCGGGTGCCCGAACCCAACCTGGCGATGGTCCGTGTCTTGGCCGACCTGGTTCGTTCGCTCGTGGCCGAGGGGTTGGTGACGGCAACACACGACGTGTCCGAGGGGGGGCTTGCGTTGGCACTGGCCGAGATGGCTTTGGCCGGGGGGATCGGCCTGGAAGTCGATGCCGACTCGGATTCCTCCTTGGCTGACACCGTCAGTGGATGGTTTGGGGAGGCGGCCGGCCGCATGGTGGTGACGGTCGACACCGAGCATCTTGGTCAGGTACTTGGTCGAGCCGAATCCGTTGGAATTTCAACGGTTGTTGCCGGCGAAGCCGGAGGGTTCAACCTGCGACTTGGTGCCACGGTGACCGTTGAAGTCGACGTGCTGCAGGGCAACTGGCGCAGCCGGTTGCCTGGGGCGCTTGCCTCCGGCAATCTGGCGGAGTGA
- a CDS encoding DUF429 domain-containing protein has translation MITGGVDFAADPKRTALCSIDWSNGEVTLSNGAVDDDAIVELAHRAKLSGWDVPLGWPDAFVGAIGRHHVDPMPANDAASVEGGAATGVIEAGPDARRLMRYRLTDRRFVESSAGGRWPLSVSTDLIGVPALRSAALQQRLLQEGLRVDRSGVGGVVAEAYPAGALAAWGWPSRGYKGADGASIRADLVNRLADALRSLRLTDDVRQALTGSDDRLDALVCALIARAVITGRGTPPPSADLPVARREGWIHTCAVAPSMLEHTDSRGRLSR, from the coding sequence GTGATCACCGGGGGCGTCGACTTTGCCGCCGATCCCAAACGCACAGCGCTGTGCTCGATCGACTGGTCGAACGGTGAGGTGACGTTGTCCAACGGTGCCGTTGACGACGACGCCATCGTCGAACTCGCTCACCGGGCGAAGCTGAGCGGCTGGGACGTTCCACTTGGTTGGCCCGACGCCTTCGTTGGGGCCATCGGTCGTCACCACGTCGACCCGATGCCGGCCAACGACGCGGCGAGCGTTGAAGGTGGCGCCGCGACCGGGGTGATCGAAGCAGGCCCGGATGCAAGACGGTTGATGCGCTACCGGCTGACCGACCGTCGTTTTGTGGAGTCGTCGGCCGGTGGGCGCTGGCCGCTGTCGGTGTCGACCGACTTGATCGGTGTGCCGGCGCTCCGCTCCGCAGCGCTGCAACAACGCCTGCTCCAGGAGGGGCTCAGGGTCGACCGGTCGGGCGTCGGCGGCGTGGTTGCCGAGGCCTATCCGGCCGGTGCGTTGGCGGCGTGGGGTTGGCCATCACGCGGCTACAAGGGTGCCGACGGCGCCAGTATCCGGGCGGATCTGGTGAACCGGTTGGCCGATGCACTGCGCTCGCTGCGGCTTACCGACGATGTTCGGCAGGCACTGACGGGCTCAGATGACCGGCTCGACGCGCTTGTGTGCGCCCTGATCGCCCGGGCGGTCATCACCGGCCGCGGTACCCCGCCACCGTCGGCCGATCTCCCCGTCGCCCGACGTGAGGGTTGGATTCACACGTGTGCGGTTGCCCCATCCATGTTGGAGCACACGGATTCTCGGGGTCGGCTCAGCCGGTGA
- the purM gene encoding phosphoribosylformylglycinamidine cyclo-ligase, producing the protein MTNPAREAVGTGATYVDAGVSLDAGDEAVRRILPMLRRTHTPGVIADIGGFGGLFELPAGYARPVLVSSTDGVGTKLEVARLADRWNTVGLDLVAMVVDDLVCSGAKPLFFLDYLAVGRLDPDRVEILMSGLVEGCETAGCALVGGEMAEHPGTMDPDALDVAGFAVGVVERDRLITGDAVAPGDALVGLASPGLRSNGFSLARAVLIDPDDPAGSLAAAAYADAPVGPSVADELLCPSVIYAPAIMAMLAEAPVHSIAHITGGGLVGNLPRAMPEGTEARLDPTTWERPPIVSEIARRGNVAEDELRRVFNLGIGMVVATPNPDLVIAAARSVDTAGAVIGEVARAVGTPQVHFTSDI; encoded by the coding sequence GTGACCAACCCCGCGCGCGAAGCGGTCGGAACTGGGGCGACGTACGTCGACGCAGGGGTCTCCCTCGATGCCGGCGACGAGGCGGTTCGGCGCATTCTTCCCATGCTGCGCCGCACGCACACGCCGGGTGTGATCGCCGACATCGGTGGGTTTGGTGGTCTGTTCGAACTACCGGCCGGGTACGCACGGCCGGTGCTGGTCAGCTCCACCGATGGGGTGGGCACCAAGTTGGAGGTTGCCCGCTTGGCCGACCGGTGGAACACCGTCGGGCTCGATCTGGTGGCCATGGTGGTGGACGATCTGGTGTGTTCCGGCGCCAAGCCGTTGTTTTTTCTCGATTACCTGGCCGTCGGTCGCCTGGATCCCGACCGGGTGGAGATACTGATGTCCGGCCTGGTGGAAGGTTGCGAGACCGCCGGGTGTGCGCTGGTTGGCGGCGAGATGGCCGAACACCCGGGCACCATGGACCCCGACGCGCTCGACGTGGCCGGGTTCGCGGTCGGTGTCGTGGAGCGTGACCGGTTGATCACGGGCGATGCCGTGGCCCCCGGCGACGCGTTGGTGGGCCTGGCGTCGCCCGGGCTGCGCAGCAACGGCTTCTCCCTGGCCAGGGCCGTGCTGATCGACCCCGACGATCCTGCGGGTTCGCTGGCCGCAGCCGCCTACGCCGATGCACCCGTTGGGCCCAGCGTGGCCGACGAGTTGCTGTGCCCGTCGGTGATCTACGCCCCGGCGATCATGGCCATGTTGGCCGAGGCGCCGGTGCACTCGATCGCACACATCACCGGGGGCGGGTTGGTGGGAAACCTGCCGCGGGCCATGCCTGAGGGCACCGAGGCCCGCCTGGACCCCACAACCTGGGAACGCCCGCCGATCGTCTCCGAGATCGCCCGTCGAGGCAACGTGGCCGAGGACGAACTGCGTCGCGTGTTCAACCTGGGTATCGGCATGGTGGTGGCTACACCCAACCCCGACCTGGTCATCGCTGCGGCTCGAAGCGTCGACACCGCGGGCGCGGTCATCGGGGAGGTCGCACGGGCCGTGGGAACTCCGCAGGTGCACTTCACCTCCGACATCTGA
- a CDS encoding 5'/3'-nucleotidase SurE has protein sequence MNPTTQTGGARPSIQRAAAAVGAALLTLLAVAALGTPKAGAETGTDPLVILVSNDDGIGADGIDALVEALRTRPDLTLIVSAPKENQSGKGDSTTPDAPAAPGTTKSGFAGTAVDGTPADSVQHALDNPGTEGAPDLVMTGTNEGQNIGFLAPLSGTVGAAQTGARAGIPALAVSQGFSDNPDYPVSVGAAMDWLDVHEAALRDGSEPVQVSSINAPTCTEGTNRGVVNVAWDGAAGTDVTTQDCTSTLANPASDVEAFNNGYISLSILPNDFPEAEEPAATAAPSSANDAPSSANDAPSSTDNAPASTSNGPASTSNGPAAAPLKPAFTG, from the coding sequence ATGAATCCGACCACCCAGACAGGCGGCGCTCGACCGTCGATCCAACGGGCGGCCGCCGCGGTGGGGGCGGCGCTGCTCACGCTGCTCGCAGTCGCCGCACTCGGCACCCCCAAAGCGGGCGCCGAGACCGGCACCGATCCGTTGGTGATCCTGGTGAGCAATGACGACGGTATCGGCGCCGACGGCATCGATGCACTGGTGGAGGCGCTGCGCACACGACCCGATCTCACCCTGATCGTGTCGGCACCCAAGGAGAACCAGAGCGGCAAGGGCGACTCGACCACGCCCGACGCCCCGGCTGCGCCAGGCACGACCAAGAGCGGGTTTGCCGGCACGGCGGTCGACGGAACACCGGCCGATTCCGTCCAGCACGCCTTGGACAACCCCGGCACCGAGGGTGCACCCGACCTGGTGATGACCGGCACCAACGAGGGTCAGAACATCGGCTTCCTCGCCCCGCTCTCCGGCACGGTCGGCGCCGCCCAGACCGGCGCCCGGGCGGGTATCCCGGCTCTCGCCGTGTCCCAAGGCTTTAGCGACAACCCCGACTATCCCGTGTCGGTAGGAGCTGCCATGGACTGGCTTGACGTGCATGAGGCAGCGCTGCGCGACGGCTCCGAGCCGGTGCAGGTGTCCAGCATCAACGCCCCAACCTGCACCGAGGGAACCAACCGGGGGGTCGTCAACGTGGCCTGGGACGGCGCCGCTGGCACCGACGTCACCACCCAGGACTGCACCTCCACGCTGGCGAACCCCGCGAGCGACGTCGAGGCATTCAACAACGGCTACATCTCGCTGAGCATCCTGCCCAACGACTTCCCCGAAGCCGAAGAGCCAGCCGCCACAGCCGCACCCTCCTCAGCAAACGATGCGCCGTCCTCAGCAAACGATGCACCGTCCTCGACAGACAACGCACCGGCCTCGACAAGCAACGGCCCGGCCTCGACAAGCAACGGCCCGGCGGCCGCACCCCTCAAGCCGGCCTTCACCGGCTGA
- the rpsI gene encoding 30S ribosomal protein S9 — MPGPGWSPPRCPEAATVGHRSRPGALSPPQEHIMGHPLVQATGRRKRAVARVRVRHGSGQITVNNRPVEAYFPNETHRMVLAEPLRLTEMGENYDIDATIHGGGPTGQAGAMRLGIARGLVALDAELRDSLKQAGFLTRDDRKKESKKYGLKKARKAPQYSKR, encoded by the coding sequence ATACCAGGACCAGGGTGGTCACCCCCACGCTGCCCAGAAGCCGCAACCGTTGGCCATCGATCACGCCCGGGCGCGCTGAGCCCTCCACAGGAGCACATCATGGGACACCCCCTCGTTCAAGCAACCGGCCGACGTAAGCGTGCGGTCGCCCGTGTCCGGGTCCGTCACGGATCCGGCCAGATCACGGTCAACAACCGTCCGGTGGAGGCGTACTTCCCGAACGAGACCCACCGCATGGTGCTCGCAGAGCCGCTTCGTCTCACCGAGATGGGCGAAAATTACGACATCGACGCCACGATCCACGGTGGCGGCCCCACCGGTCAGGCCGGGGCGATGCGCCTGGGCATCGCTCGTGGCCTCGTGGCACTCGACGCCGAGCTGCGCGACTCGCTGAAGCAGGCCGGATTCCTGACCCGCGATGATCGCAAGAAGGAATCCAAGAAGTACGGCCTGAAGAAGGCCCGCAAGGCGCCGCAGTACTCCAAGCGCTGA